The Thermodesulfobacteriota bacterium genome window below encodes:
- a CDS encoding 4Fe-4S binding protein: MNQIDQVWQEEERKSTVWSGVSQKARGKNVTITLNEEFCKSCEICVEICPNRCLEMKGAYPSVTDINLCSRCMLCELECPDFAITVD, translated from the coding sequence ATGAACCAAATAGATCAAGTTTGGCAGGAAGAAGAACGTAAGAGCACTGTCTGGAGTGGAGTCAGCCAAAAAGCGCGGGGGAAAAATGTTACCATTACTTTAAATGAGGAATTTTGCAAGAGTTGTGAGATATGTGTCGAAATATGCCCAAATAGATGTCTGGAGATGAAGGGGGCTTACCCATCAGTAACGGATATAAACCTCTGCAGTAGATGTATGCTATGTGAGTTAGAGTGCCCTGATTTCGCAATAACTGTCGATTAA